A genome region from Pseudanabaena sp. Chao 1811 includes the following:
- a CDS encoding adenine phosphoribosyltransferase: MDFKSIIRDIPDFPQQGIVFRDITPLLAHPHGLTSIIQGFQTKFAELNIGEIDCIIGIESRGFILGAALAMSLGASFVPVRKPKKLPSAVFSVEYSLEYGTDTLEIHQDALAKGERVLIIDDVIATGGTAAATAKLIQQAGAELIGYGFLIELDFLNGRKALPEVPIVSLVNY; encoded by the coding sequence ATGGACTTTAAAAGCATTATTCGCGATATTCCTGACTTTCCTCAACAAGGCATTGTTTTTCGCGATATTACGCCCTTGTTAGCCCATCCTCATGGTTTAACCTCAATTATCCAAGGATTTCAAACCAAGTTTGCAGAACTGAATATTGGGGAAATTGATTGCATCATCGGAATTGAGTCGCGAGGTTTTATTCTCGGTGCTGCATTGGCGATGAGTTTAGGGGCTAGTTTTGTACCTGTGCGTAAGCCTAAAAAACTCCCATCAGCAGTGTTTAGCGTGGAATATTCCCTTGAGTATGGAACTGATACCTTGGAAATTCATCAAGATGCACTTGCTAAGGGTGAACGAGTACTGATCATTGATGATGTAATTGCGACAGGCGGAACTGCGGCGGCAACTGCAAAGTTGATTCAGCAAGCGGGTGCAGAATTGATCGGGTATGGATTTTTGATCGAGCTAGATTTTCTCAATGGCAGAAAGGCTTTACCCGAAGTTCCCATTGTTTCCTTGGTGAATTACTAA